A single region of the Chionomys nivalis chromosome 5, mChiNiv1.1, whole genome shotgun sequence genome encodes:
- the LOC130875022 gene encoding 60S ribosomal protein L29-like — protein MAKSKNHTTHNQSRKRHRNGIKKPWSQRYESLKGVDPKFLRNMHFAKKHNKKGLKKMQANNAKAMSACAEAIKALVKPQVVKPKVPKGPSRKLTRLALIAHPKLGKRIRSYMARGRRRQKTKPKVRAKAEASAAAQAPKGAQASVKAP, from the coding sequence atggccaagtccaagaaccacaccacacacaatcagtCCCGGAAACGGCACAGAAATGGCATCAAGAAACCCTGGTCACAAAGatacgaatctctcaagggggttgaccccaagttcctgaggaacatgcactttgccaagaagcacaacaagaaaggcctgaagaagatgcaggcaaataatgcaaaggccatgagtgcatgtgcggaggccatcaaggccctggtgaagccccaggtggtgaagcccaaggtgccaaagggccccagccgcaaactcacccgcctggctttaattgctcaccccaagcttgggaagcggattagaagctacatggccaggggtcgtaggcgccaaaaaacaaagcccaaggttcgagccaaggcagaggcctcagctgcagctcaggctcccaaaggtgcccaggcctctgtgaaggccccataa